A window of the Brassica oleracea var. oleracea cultivar TO1000 chromosome C1, BOL, whole genome shotgun sequence genome harbors these coding sequences:
- the LOC106329294 gene encoding nucleolin-like: MVVKTRRGKRKENPTEEEAPRVKFVKTASGENLEKTTMEESETRAVEIVESTAKTTDESTAKMTDVSTEKTTDVLTEKMRKDSTEITAEITEPSNVAAEAAPTTLNKGPARPSPPAPPATPAIGTASGDEENEKPASGDEENEGFEEEQEEPDGENEDLNGNEAPEAIKPTRMFFNPSEYKKKIKLGTRCMIASAIKTLSNLKPKLSNAE; encoded by the exons ATGGTGGTCAAAACGAGACGGGGTAAGAGGAAGGAGAATCCAACGGAGGAAGAGGCTCCGAGAGTGAAGTTTGTGAAGACGGCCTCCGGAGAAAATTTGGAGAAGACGACGATGGAGGAGAGTGAAACGAGGGCGGTGGAGATTGTTGAATCGACAGCAAAGACGACGGATGAATCGACGGCAAAGATGACGGATGTTTCGACAGAGAAGACGACGGATGTGTTGACGGAGAAGATGAGAAAGGACTCGACGGAGATTACGGCGGAGATAACGGAGCCGAGTAATGTGGCTGCAGAAGCTGCTCCGACGACACTGAACAAAGGTCCTGCTCGCCCATCTCCTCCAGCTCCTCCCGCAACTCCGGCGATTGGGACCGCCTCTGGAGATGAAGAGAATGAGAAACCCGCTTCTGGAGATGAAGAGAATGAGGGTTTTGAAGAAGAACAAGAAGAACCAGATGGAGAGAACGAA GATTTGAATGGTAATGAGGCACCCGAGGCAATCAAACCAACCAGAATGTTCTTCAATCCATCTGAGTACAAGAAAAAAATAAAGCTAGGGACAAGGTGTATGATAGCTAGCGCGATTAAGACGCTAAGCAATCTGAAACCCAAGCTGTCTAACGCGGAGTAG
- the LOC106299225 gene encoding feruloyl CoA ortho-hydroxylase 1-like, with amino-acid sequence MAPIGLTDVAITDFVVNQRHGVKGLVDIISPKTLPPCYIQLPEKRVTTEKLIMEAATTGKGALSAPVIPVIDVSDWKNPNVAEEICEAAATLGFFQIVNHGVSVDEQNELRAAGRGFFDLPTEEKKRYWEGSSVSDTAWYMTSFNPYKEAKLEWRDYLKFEYLSDQVDFAATWPTVCRDEVVNHSNRMKPIGRKILEILMNNLNARMEEETLMGTLRMNVNYYPECPDPKLTVGTGHHCDINTLTLLLQDDILGSLYARYGDKWLHIPPVMGAIVVNIGDMLQILSNDRYKSVEHLVMASRFLSRISFAYYCGPSYDSVIEPLREVLENGEKPLYKPTMYSDYMKYYFARPHTGSKTIESIKLP; translated from the exons ATGGCTCCGATAGGGCTCACCGATGTGGCTATTACAGATTTCGTAGTAAACCAACGTCACGGAGTAAAAGGTCTCGTCGACATTATATCTCCAAAGACATTGCCTCCATGTTACATCCAACTCCCAGAGAAACGAGTCACCACTGAAAAACTCATCATGGAGGCCGCAACAACCGGCAAAGGTGCATTGTCAGCACCGGTGATTCCGGTCATCGACGTTTCTGACTGGAAAAATCCTAATGTTGCGGAGGAGATCTGCGAGGCCGCTGCCACACTAGGGTTTTTCCAGATAGTAAACCATGGAGTTTCGGTGGACGAGCAAAACGAACTGAGAGCTGCTGGTCGTGGATTTTTCGATTTGCCGACGGAGGAGAAGAAACGATATTGGGAAGGAAGTTCGGTATCGGACACCGCTTGGTACATGACAAGTTTCAATCCCTACAAGGAGGCTAAGTTGGAGTGGAGGGACTATCTCAAGTTTGAGTATCTTTCCGACCAAGTGGACTTCGCTGCCACGTGGCCTACTGTGTGCAG GGATGAGGTTGTAAATCATTCCAATAGGATGAAGCCGATAGGTAGGAAGATTCTTGAAATACTAATGAACAATCTAAACGCAAGAATGGAAGAAGAAACCCTAATGGGAACTTTGAGGATGAACGTCAACTACTATCCCGAGTGTCCCGACCCGAAACTTACCGTAGGAACTGGTCACCACTGCGACATCAACACCCTCACACTTCTTCTCCAGGACGACATATTAGGCAGCCTTTATGCTCGATACGGTGACAAGTGGCTCCATATCCCTCCAGTTATGGGAGCCATTGTGGTTAACATTGGAGACATGTTACAGATCTTGAGCAATGATAGGTACAAGAGCGTGGAACATCTAGTGATGGCTAGTCGGTTTCTTAGCCGGATTTCTTTTGCGTATTATTGTGGACCGAGTTATGATTCCGTTATTGAACCGTTACGTGAGGTGCTAGAGAATGGTGAGAAACCATTGTACAAGCCCACTATGTATTCGGATTACATGAAATATTACTTTGCAAGGCCGCATACGGGTAGCAAAACTATCGAATCGATCAAGCTTCCATGA